One Sphingomonas limnosediminicola DNA segment encodes these proteins:
- the lnt gene encoding apolipoprotein N-acyltransferase yields the protein MIYVLYALIIGALSAFAFAPVGWWPLLPVAFAVLSELICRSKTMSRGLLVGWAFGFGQFVVGLNWIATAFTFQSNMPAWLGWVAVVLLSIYLAIYPAMAVGLAWKFGRKDRVALVLVLGGAWAITEWLRGTMFTGFPWNPAAAVLAPTPLIEITPLIGTYALSGLVVLLGGAVWLEYYRRWLPLVVIIAVTTLLWVLPSSPVPADPLTVRNVRIVQPNIGQEDKWRAGFDEEAARRLASLSGPPGPDARLLLWPEAAITDPIEDARTDEHQAFAQFQRTRATTLLGPNDRLLTGGIAIASRDGVRVSGAANSVYALGPGGKILGRYDKAHLVPYGEYLPMRPILSAIGLSRLAPGDIDFTSGPGPRTIDLGSPWGKIGFQLCYEIIFSGHVVDERNRPEFIFNPSNDAWFGSWGPPQHLAQARLRAAEEGLPVLRATPTGISAVIDARGNVVQALPWRQAGKIDAVLPAASNSATVFARLGNLIPLVLGFALIFVGIVLGRSRR from the coding sequence ATGATTTACGTCCTCTACGCCTTGATCATTGGTGCGCTATCGGCATTCGCATTCGCGCCGGTCGGCTGGTGGCCGCTGCTGCCGGTCGCGTTCGCGGTATTGAGTGAACTCATCTGCCGGTCGAAGACGATGTCTCGCGGCTTGCTCGTCGGCTGGGCGTTCGGCTTTGGACAGTTCGTCGTCGGTCTCAACTGGATCGCGACGGCGTTCACCTTCCAGAGCAACATGCCCGCTTGGCTCGGCTGGGTCGCGGTCGTCCTTCTCTCAATCTACCTCGCCATTTACCCGGCGATGGCGGTCGGCCTTGCGTGGAAATTCGGGCGCAAGGACCGCGTTGCGCTGGTCCTCGTTCTCGGCGGCGCATGGGCGATAACCGAGTGGCTGCGCGGAACGATGTTCACCGGCTTCCCATGGAACCCGGCTGCAGCCGTCCTGGCGCCGACGCCATTGATCGAGATCACGCCGCTGATCGGCACATACGCGCTTTCCGGACTAGTCGTCCTGCTCGGCGGCGCAGTCTGGCTCGAATATTACCGGCGCTGGCTGCCGCTTGTGGTCATCATCGCCGTCACGACTTTGCTGTGGGTCCTGCCCTCCTCCCCCGTCCCGGCCGATCCGCTTACCGTCAGGAATGTGCGCATTGTTCAGCCGAACATCGGCCAGGAGGATAAGTGGCGGGCCGGCTTCGACGAGGAAGCGGCGCGACGACTTGCATCGCTGTCTGGCCCGCCGGGCCCGGATGCCCGGCTGTTGCTGTGGCCGGAAGCTGCAATCACCGACCCGATCGAGGACGCGCGCACGGACGAACATCAAGCCTTCGCCCAATTCCAGCGCACGCGGGCGACCACTCTACTCGGCCCCAACGATCGTCTGCTGACGGGCGGTATTGCCATTGCCTCGCGCGATGGCGTGCGCGTCAGCGGCGCGGCCAATAGCGTCTACGCGCTCGGTCCCGGCGGCAAGATCCTTGGCCGCTACGACAAGGCGCATCTCGTGCCGTACGGCGAATATCTTCCAATGCGGCCGATACTGTCGGCGATCGGCCTGTCACGACTGGCGCCGGGCGACATCGACTTCACGTCCGGCCCGGGTCCGCGGACGATCGATCTTGGCTCGCCATGGGGCAAGATCGGCTTCCAGCTCTGCTACGAAATCATTTTCTCGGGCCATGTCGTCGATGAGCGCAACCGGCCGGAATTCATCTTCAATCCCTCCAACGATGCCTGGTTCGGCAGCTGGGGCCCACCGCAGCACCTCGCTCAGGCGCGTCTTCGCGCCGCCGAGGAAGGCCTTCCGGTTCTGCGCGCCACACCCACGGGAATCAGCGCCGTCATCGACGCGCGCGGCAACGTCGTCCAGGCGCTGCCGTGGCGGCAGGCGGGGAAGATCGACGCTGTGCTGCCGGCAGCCTCTAATTCGGCGACCGTCTTCGCTCGCCTAGGCAACCTAATCCCTCTCGTCTTGGGATTTGCGCTCATCTTCGTCGGCATTGTGCTCGGCCGGAGCCGCCGCTAG
- the metK gene encoding methionine adenosyltransferase yields MRSSYLFTSESVSEGHPDKVADQISDSIVDLFLTKDPEARVACETLTTTNRVVLAGEIRGEGIMDEAGNWASGVREEIEETVRGVVKRIGYEQEGFHWDRFDFANHLHPQSAHIAQGVDAGADKDEGAGDQGIMFGFACDETPDLMPATLYYSHKILMEMANDRHSGAAPFLEPDAKSQVTLRFEDGKPAKATAIVVSTQHKPGYDKGEKQAELHAYVRNVVARVMPQQLLGNETVYHINPTGSFEIGGPDGDAGVTGRKIIVDTYGGAAPHGGGAFSGKDPTKVDRSAAYVARYLAKNVVAAGLAKRCTIQLAYAIGVSEPLSLYVDTHGTGTVGDDVIEAAIGRIEKLGKLTPRGIRTHLGLNKPIYQATAAYGHFGRKAEGDSFPWERLDLVDDLKAAIAA; encoded by the coding sequence ATGCGCAGCTCTTACCTGTTCACGTCCGAATCCGTTTCCGAAGGCCATCCGGACAAGGTCGCCGACCAGATTTCCGACTCGATTGTCGATCTCTTCCTGACGAAGGATCCAGAGGCGCGAGTCGCGTGCGAAACGCTGACGACCACCAACCGCGTCGTCCTCGCGGGTGAAATTCGTGGTGAGGGCATCATGGACGAGGCCGGCAATTGGGCCTCAGGCGTCCGCGAAGAGATCGAGGAGACCGTCCGCGGCGTCGTGAAGCGCATCGGTTACGAGCAGGAAGGATTCCACTGGGACCGCTTCGACTTCGCCAACCACCTGCATCCGCAATCGGCGCACATCGCACAGGGCGTGGACGCCGGTGCGGACAAGGACGAAGGCGCGGGCGACCAGGGCATCATGTTCGGTTTCGCCTGCGATGAAACGCCAGACCTGATGCCGGCGACGCTATACTATAGCCACAAGATCCTGATGGAGATGGCCAACGACCGTCATTCGGGCGCTGCGCCGTTCCTGGAGCCCGACGCCAAGAGTCAGGTCACGCTTCGGTTCGAAGACGGCAAGCCGGCCAAGGCAACGGCGATCGTCGTTTCGACGCAGCACAAGCCGGGTTACGACAAGGGTGAGAAGCAGGCCGAGCTTCACGCTTACGTGAGGAACGTCGTCGCGCGCGTGATGCCGCAGCAATTACTCGGCAACGAGACCGTCTACCATATCAACCCGACGGGCAGCTTCGAGATCGGCGGCCCCGACGGTGACGCCGGCGTCACCGGCCGCAAGATCATTGTCGACACCTATGGCGGCGCGGCCCCGCACGGCGGAGGCGCCTTCTCCGGCAAGGACCCGACCAAGGTCGACCGTTCTGCCGCCTATGTTGCGCGCTACCTGGCCAAGAATGTCGTCGCGGCAGGCCTCGCGAAGCGCTGCACGATCCAGCTTGCCTATGCCATCGGCGTCAGTGAGCCGCTGTCGCTCTATGTTGACACGCACGGGACGGGCACGGTCGGCGACGATGTGATCGAGGCGGCGATCGGCCGGATCGAGAAGCTCGGCAAGCTGACGCCGCGCGGCATCCGCACGCACCTCGGCCTCAACAAGCCGATCTACCAGGCGACCGCCGCTTACGGCCACTTCGGTCGCAAGGCGGAAGGCGATTCTTTCCCGTGGGAGCGTCTCGACCTGGTCGACGACCTCAAGGCCGCAATCGCCGCCTAA
- the trmB gene encoding tRNA (guanosine(46)-N7)-methyltransferase TrmB, whose protein sequence is MTANKPGDPLTLNRLYGRSSGHKLRQAQQELIDKLLPQVSVPAEGEVTASTLFGEERPLHFEIGFGSGEHLADRADMLPNHGFIGAEPFLNGVATALGHVRDKHLANVRIWRGDALEVLRRVPDGALSFIYLLHPDPWPKARHAKRRMANDGPVDLFAAKLRPGGELRLATDDPTYLNWALMVMQRHTRQFDWLAERPKDFLEPSGGWIETRYGAKSRREGRRPYYLRYRRV, encoded by the coding sequence ATGACCGCGAACAAGCCCGGTGATCCGCTGACCCTGAACCGGCTGTACGGCCGGTCGAGCGGGCATAAGCTGCGGCAGGCGCAGCAGGAGCTGATCGACAAGCTGTTGCCCCAGGTTTCGGTGCCGGCTGAGGGCGAAGTCACGGCAAGCACATTGTTCGGTGAAGAGCGCCCGCTTCACTTCGAAATCGGCTTCGGCTCGGGCGAGCATCTCGCCGACCGCGCCGATATGCTGCCGAACCACGGCTTCATCGGCGCCGAGCCGTTCCTAAACGGCGTCGCGACCGCGCTTGGGCACGTCCGTGACAAGCATCTTGCTAACGTACGCATCTGGCGCGGTGACGCGCTCGAGGTGCTCCGCCGCGTTCCAGATGGCGCGCTCAGCTTCATCTACCTGTTGCACCCGGACCCCTGGCCGAAAGCGCGGCATGCCAAGCGTCGGATGGCGAACGACGGTCCTGTCGACCTGTTTGCCGCCAAGCTCCGGCCGGGCGGCGAGCTCCGGCTCGCGACCGACGATCCGACCTATCTCAACTGGGCACTGATGGTCATGCAGCGGCACACGCGTCAGTTCGACTGGCTTGCTGAGCGGCCGAAGGATTTCCTCGAGCCGTCAGGCGGCTGGATCGAGACTCGCTATGGCGCGAAGTCGCGCCGCGAAGGCCGCCGGCCTTATTACCTTCGCTACCGCCGCGTCTGA
- a CDS encoding PQQ-dependent sugar dehydrogenase, which yields MTPRLMQVGLVVALAACGTSASTTGQPTASSARPFTEKPVSTFNSPWAMDFLPGSGVRMTNVALVTEKPGKLWLIDVTNGRKQEVSGVPRVVFSGQGGLLDVVASPEFAGDQLIYLTYSEPSKNGGSGLALARARLIIGAGTPRLEGLTVLWRDPAGGMGGQFGARIAFAPDGRSLFLSSGERQRFTPAQDPNQPLGKILHLTLDGKPAAGNPLAGRTGAASVPITDPPKDTEVAKTTTSKNFAWPGSNLTPAETWSTGHRNPLGLAFAPDGRLWETEMGPRGGDEVNLILPGRNYGWPKASNGSNYDGVDIPDHRPSDGFEPPKVFWNPSISPAGLIIYTGDLFPQWKGDALFGALSGEALIHVRIRGDQASKADQWEMGHRIREVQQGARGELYVLEDGEGARLLRLEPVQTRR from the coding sequence ATGACCCCACGCTTAATGCAGGTTGGTCTGGTTGTCGCGCTCGCGGCATGCGGCACGTCTGCTTCCACTACGGGCCAGCCGACGGCCAGCTCCGCCCGTCCCTTCACCGAAAAACCGGTTTCCACCTTCAATTCCCCTTGGGCCATGGACTTTCTACCAGGGTCGGGCGTGCGCATGACGAACGTCGCGCTGGTCACCGAGAAGCCGGGCAAGCTGTGGCTCATCGATGTGACCAATGGACGAAAACAGGAAGTTTCGGGTGTTCCGCGCGTGGTCTTCAGCGGGCAGGGCGGCTTACTCGATGTCGTCGCATCGCCCGAGTTCGCGGGAGACCAATTGATCTACCTGACCTATTCGGAACCATCGAAGAATGGCGGCAGCGGGCTCGCGCTGGCGCGGGCGCGGCTGATCATTGGCGCGGGTACGCCTCGGCTCGAAGGGCTAACGGTGTTGTGGCGAGATCCGGCCGGCGGCATGGGCGGGCAGTTCGGGGCGCGCATCGCCTTCGCGCCCGATGGCCGGTCCCTGTTCCTGAGCTCGGGCGAGCGGCAACGCTTCACCCCGGCGCAGGACCCGAACCAGCCGCTCGGCAAGATCCTGCACCTGACGCTGGATGGCAAACCGGCTGCCGGCAATCCGCTCGCGGGCCGCACGGGCGCCGCGAGTGTGCCCATCACCGACCCGCCGAAGGACACCGAAGTCGCAAAGACGACCACTAGCAAAAACTTCGCTTGGCCCGGCTCCAACCTGACTCCCGCAGAAACGTGGAGCACCGGTCATCGCAACCCGCTTGGGCTGGCGTTCGCGCCCGATGGTCGGTTGTGGGAGACCGAGATGGGCCCACGCGGTGGCGATGAGGTCAATCTTATCCTGCCGGGCCGAAACTACGGATGGCCGAAAGCTTCGAACGGCAGCAATTACGACGGCGTCGACATCCCTGATCATCGGCCTAGCGATGGCTTCGAGCCGCCCAAGGTCTTCTGGAACCCGTCAATCTCCCCTGCTGGGCTTATCATCTACACCGGCGACCTGTTTCCGCAGTGGAAGGGCGATGCCCTGTTCGGCGCGCTTTCAGGCGAAGCGCTCATCCATGTCCGCATACGCGGCGACCAAGCGAGCAAAGCCGATCAGTGGGAAATGGGGCATCGGATCAGAGAGGTGCAGCAGGGTGCGCGCGGCGAGCTCTACGTGCTAGAAGACGGCGAGGGCGCGCGTCTGCTCCGGCTGGAGCCAGTTCAGACGCGGCGGTAG
- a CDS encoding type III polyketide synthase, with protein sequence MATAVPPHSISQPDAKALGREAFVGNKALFDRLSGVFDNAGIAQRNIVAPQDWYMSSHGWHDRNALYLEAAERLFLEAARAAIEKAGLAPDEIDGVVTVSTTGIATPSLEARVGPKLGLRTDVRRVPVFGLGCAGGVNGLSLASRLAAADPGSRWLFVTVETCSISIRLDSKDPAAVVATALFGDGAAAAVVTSGEHSLAHITGSAEKLWPDTQRIMGWDVEDPGLAVVFDRAIPPFIESQLADAVDEMCRAIGTSRDEIDRFCCHPGGVKVIDAIETALNLNQGELNFEREVLRDHGNMSAPTVLFVLDRLLTQGLPDKVMMAAFGPGFTCAGLMLEAA encoded by the coding sequence TTGGCAACTGCGGTTCCGCCGCATTCCATCTCCCAGCCGGATGCGAAAGCGCTCGGGCGGGAGGCATTTGTTGGGAACAAGGCGCTCTTCGACCGCCTCTCGGGCGTGTTCGACAATGCCGGCATCGCGCAACGCAACATAGTGGCCCCGCAGGATTGGTACATGAGCAGCCATGGTTGGCATGACCGCAACGCGCTATACTTGGAAGCTGCCGAGCGCTTGTTCCTCGAGGCAGCACGCGCCGCGATCGAAAAGGCCGGTCTCGCCCCTGACGAAATCGATGGCGTTGTAACCGTCTCCACCACCGGCATTGCCACGCCGAGCCTCGAAGCGCGCGTCGGGCCGAAGCTCGGCTTGCGGACCGATGTTCGTCGCGTGCCCGTGTTCGGCTTGGGCTGCGCGGGCGGCGTGAACGGATTGTCGCTTGCTTCACGATTGGCGGCAGCCGACCCCGGCAGCCGCTGGCTTTTCGTCACGGTCGAGACTTGCTCGATCTCGATCCGCCTCGACAGCAAGGATCCCGCCGCGGTCGTCGCGACGGCCTTGTTCGGCGACGGCGCTGCCGCGGCGGTTGTCACCAGTGGCGAGCACAGCCTTGCGCACATCACCGGCTCGGCAGAAAAGCTGTGGCCGGACACGCAGCGGATCATGGGGTGGGACGTCGAAGACCCCGGCCTCGCCGTCGTCTTTGACCGCGCAATCCCGCCCTTCATCGAGTCCCAACTTGCCGACGCGGTCGATGAGATGTGCCGCGCGATCGGCACGTCGCGCGATGAAATCGACCGCTTCTGCTGCCACCCCGGCGGCGTCAAAGTGATTGACGCGATCGAGACGGCGCTGAACCTCAACCAGGGCGAATTGAACTTCGAGCGAGAGGTACTGCGCGATCATGGCAATATGAGCGCGCCGACTGTCCTGTTCGTGCTCGACCGGCTCCTGACGCAAGGCTTGCCGGACAAGGTCATGATGGCGGCGTTCGGGCCGGGCTTCACCTGCGCCGGACTAATGCTCGAAGCGGCGTAA
- a CDS encoding isoprenylcysteine carboxyl methyltransferase family protein, whose product MLNALIVGLVTLSRLVELPIARANTRRLLASGGHEVAASHYPLIVALHVCWLAALWLRALDRPINLPALVAFGLVECCRIWVLRTLGKRWTTRIVVVPGETLVARGPYKFIRHPNYAVVTAEIALLPLVFGLWQVAIIFSLLNAAILAVRIREEDRALRAA is encoded by the coding sequence ATGCTCAACGCGCTAATTGTTGGCCTCGTCACCCTGTCGCGCCTCGTCGAATTGCCGATTGCGCGCGCCAACACACGGCGACTCCTGGCATCAGGAGGCCATGAGGTGGCGGCGAGCCATTATCCGCTGATTGTCGCGCTTCACGTCTGCTGGCTGGCCGCTCTCTGGCTCCGCGCGCTCGATCGGCCGATCAATCTTCCCGCACTCGTCGCGTTTGGGCTTGTCGAATGCTGCCGCATCTGGGTGTTGCGGACGCTCGGGAAGCGCTGGACGACGCGGATCGTCGTCGTTCCGGGCGAGACACTCGTTGCGCGTGGCCCCTATAAGTTCATCCGACATCCCAATTACGCGGTCGTGACGGCCGAAATCGCGCTGCTGCCGCTGGTGTTCGGGCTGTGGCAAGTGGCAATCATCTTCAGTCTGCTCAACGCCGCTATCCTGGCCGTTCGCATCCGCGAAGAAGACCGCGCACTGCGCGCCGCCTGA
- the rimP gene encoding ribosome maturation protein RimP, which produces MADLEGLSRLIEPEVKSLGYDLVRVCMTGGTSDPTLQVMAERPDTRQLDLTDCEKISRRLSEMLDLCDPIEGTYRLEVSSPGIDRPLTRLKDYSDWAGHEARISLKDPRDGRKQFAGTIVGVQREHVHLTDKAGHEHTIHHSDIASAKLLLTDKLINATAPLSTEGADSIQTVEE; this is translated from the coding sequence GTGGCCGACCTTGAAGGTCTTTCGCGGCTGATCGAGCCCGAGGTGAAAAGCCTCGGCTACGACCTCGTGCGCGTCTGCATGACCGGCGGCACGTCCGACCCGACGCTTCAGGTTATGGCCGAACGCCCTGACACGCGGCAGCTCGACCTGACCGACTGCGAGAAGATTTCGCGGCGGCTGAGCGAGATGCTCGACCTGTGCGACCCGATCGAGGGTACCTACCGGCTCGAGGTTAGCTCGCCCGGCATCGACCGCCCGTTGACCCGCCTCAAGGACTATTCCGATTGGGCCGGCCATGAAGCGCGCATCTCCCTCAAGGACCCGCGTGACGGGCGCAAGCAATTCGCGGGCACGATCGTGGGCGTCCAGCGCGAGCATGTTCACCTGACCGACAAGGCGGGCCACGAACATACGATCCATCATTCCGACATCGCGTCGGCCAAGCTTCTCTTGACCGACAAGCTCATCAACGCCACCGCGCCCCTCAGCACGGAGGGCGCCGACTCCATCCAGACTGTAGAGGAATAA
- the nusA gene encoding transcription termination factor NusA: MATAPAAVSANKAELIAIADAVAREKLIDKGIVIEAMEDAIQRAARARYGAENDIRAKLDGETGDLRLWRVLEVVEEPEDHFKQIDPKGAQKLQKGAAVGDFIVDPLPPIEFGRIAAQAAKQVIFQKVRDAERERQYEEFKDRVSEIITGVVKRVEFGHVVVDLGRAEGVIRRDQQIPREMVRVGDRIRSLIMSVRREARGPQIFLSRAHPDFMKKLFAQEVPEIYDGIIEIKAAARDPGSRAKIGVISHDSSIDPVGACVGMKGSRVQAVVQELQGEKIDIIPWSQDTATFVVNALQPATVSRVVIDEEESRIEVVVPDDQLSLAIGRRGQNVRLASQLTASQIDILTEADASEKRQREFVERSSLFQNELDVDETLSQLLVAEGFTSLEEVAYVDQDEIASIEGLDDDIASELQNRATEALERREAASREERRGLGVDDALAELPHLTEAMLVTLGKANIKTLDDLADLATDELIQKKRVEPRRREPSNRPEDKGGILAEYGLSEEQGNEIIMAARAHWFEDEEVAKTEEAADAEPSQ; this comes from the coding sequence ATGGCTACCGCACCCGCTGCCGTCAGCGCCAACAAGGCAGAGCTGATCGCGATTGCCGATGCAGTCGCGCGCGAAAAGCTGATCGACAAGGGCATCGTCATCGAGGCCATGGAGGACGCCATTCAGCGCGCCGCTCGCGCTCGCTATGGCGCCGAAAACGACATCCGCGCGAAGCTCGACGGCGAAACCGGCGACCTGCGCCTGTGGCGCGTCCTTGAAGTCGTTGAGGAGCCGGAGGACCACTTCAAGCAAATCGATCCGAAGGGCGCGCAGAAGCTGCAGAAGGGCGCCGCCGTCGGCGACTTCATCGTCGACCCGCTGCCGCCGATCGAGTTCGGCCGTATCGCCGCCCAGGCCGCCAAGCAGGTCATCTTCCAGAAGGTCCGCGACGCCGAGCGCGAGCGTCAGTACGAAGAGTTCAAGGATCGCGTCAGCGAGATCATCACCGGCGTCGTCAAGCGCGTCGAGTTCGGCCACGTCGTCGTCGACCTCGGCCGCGCCGAGGGCGTCATTCGCCGCGACCAGCAGATCCCGCGCGAGATGGTCCGCGTCGGCGACCGCATCCGCTCGCTGATCATGTCGGTCCGCCGCGAAGCGCGCGGCCCGCAGATCTTCCTTTCCCGCGCGCACCCCGACTTCATGAAGAAGCTGTTCGCGCAGGAAGTGCCGGAGATTTACGACGGCATCATCGAGATCAAGGCCGCCGCCCGCGATCCGGGCAGCCGCGCCAAGATCGGCGTCATCAGCCACGACAGCTCGATCGACCCAGTCGGCGCCTGCGTCGGCATGAAGGGCAGCCGCGTCCAGGCAGTCGTCCAGGAGCTTCAGGGCGAGAAGATCGACATCATTCCGTGGAGCCAAGACACCGCGACCTTCGTCGTCAACGCGCTGCAGCCGGCAACGGTCAGCCGCGTCGTCATCGACGAGGAAGAGAGCCGCATTGAGGTGGTCGTCCCCGACGACCAGCTGAGCCTCGCGATCGGCCGCCGCGGCCAGAACGTGCGCCTCGCCAGCCAGCTCACCGCGTCGCAGATCGACATCCTTACCGAGGCCGACGCCAGCGAGAAGCGCCAGCGCGAGTTCGTCGAGCGTTCGTCGCTCTTCCAGAACGAGCTCGACGTCGACGAAACGCTGTCGCAGTTGCTCGTCGCCGAAGGCTTCACCAGCCTCGAAGAAGTCGCTTACGTCGACCAGGACGAAATCGCCTCGATCGAGGGCCTCGACGACGACATCGCCTCCGAGCTTCAGAACCGCGCGACCGAAGCGCTGGAGCGCCGCGAAGCCGCTTCACGCGAAGAGCGCCGCGGCCTTGGCGTCGACGATGCGCTGGCTGAGCTCCCGCACCTCACCGAAGCGATGCTGGTCACGCTCGGCAAGGCGAACATCAAAACGCTCGACGATCTTGCCGACCTCGCCACCGACGAACTCATCCAGAAGAAGCGGGTCGAGCCGCGCCGCCGCGAGCCGAGCAACCGGCCCGAGGACAAAGGCGGCATTCTCGCCGAATATGGCCTGAGCGAAGAACAGGGCAACGAGATCATCATGGCGGCCCGAGCCCACTGGTTCGAAGACGAGGAAGTTGCCAAGACCGAGGAGGCCGCCGATGCGGAACCCTCGCAATGA
- a CDS encoding DUF448 domain-containing protein, with amino-acid sequence MRNPRNDPLSSGNNAAASASLATSEADADAHTPERTCVLTRRKGTKDELIRLALSPDGQVAPDVRARAPGRGAWIGVSRSELDEANKKGKLKGALQRAFKVDAVDVPADLGERIEQALRQTTLDRLGMEARSGNLLNGYDRIETAARGGKVRLLLHAADAGEDGNRGLDQAWRVGGGESAGMIFPEGRTILSMALGRENVVHVALTDPAAASRVQHALARWRAFTGPDRGLEGGEPAFGTGSAEKI; translated from the coding sequence ATGCGGAACCCTCGCAATGATCCGCTAAGCTCCGGCAACAACGCGGCTGCTTCAGCTTCGCTCGCCACGAGCGAGGCGGATGCTGATGCGCACACGCCTGAACGGACATGCGTCCTTACTCGGCGCAAGGGGACGAAGGACGAGCTCATCCGGCTCGCTCTTTCGCCAGACGGCCAAGTCGCGCCCGACGTTCGTGCACGCGCGCCGGGCCGCGGCGCCTGGATCGGCGTTTCTCGCTCCGAGCTCGACGAAGCCAATAAGAAGGGCAAGCTGAAGGGCGCCCTGCAACGCGCATTCAAGGTGGATGCCGTCGATGTCCCCGCCGATCTTGGCGAGCGCATCGAGCAGGCGCTCCGACAGACCACGCTCGATCGGCTGGGCATGGAGGCGCGCTCCGGCAACCTCCTCAACGGCTACGACCGGATCGAGACCGCGGCCCGCGGCGGCAAAGTCCGCCTGCTCCTTCATGCTGCTGATGCCGGCGAGGATGGAAACCGCGGACTCGACCAAGCTTGGCGTGTCGGGGGTGGCGAGTCCGCAGGGATGATATTCCCTGAGGGGCGCACTATCTTGTCGATGGCACTAGGGCGCGAAAATGTGGTACACGTCGCCCTGACCGATCCCGCTGCCGCTTCGCGTGTCCAGCACGCGCTTGCCCGGTGGCGGGCTTTTACTGGCCCCGATCGAGGTCTTGAAGGTGGAGAACCCGCCTTTGGGACCGGCTCGGCTGAAAAGATTTAG